From the genome of Prionailurus bengalensis isolate Pbe53 chromosome D1, Fcat_Pben_1.1_paternal_pri, whole genome shotgun sequence:
ATATTGGAGTCACAGAAGGTCAAGCGGTACGTCCACATGGTTTCCATCAGGCCACTAAGGAAGCCGTAGACATAGGGACCAGCAATCAGGCAAATACAGACCCCTCTGGACATCTTGCTGCTGTAAAGCAAAGGGTTACAGATGGCCACGTACCTGTCATAAGCCATTACAGCTAGCATGTAATACTCAGTAATCACCATGGCAATGAAAAAATAACACTGGGTTAAACAAGCAGCATAGGAAATGGTTTTCTTCTCTGATAAGAAGTTCGCCAGCATCTTGGGAGTCACATTTGTGGAATAACACAAATCCAAGCCAGACAAACTGGCAAgaaagaagtacatgggggtgtggaggcgTGAATCTATCCTGATCAATACCAACATCCCAAGGTTCCCCCCCACGGTGATCAAGTAGATCACCAGGAACAGCACAAAGAGGATGGGCTGAAGCTCTGGACGATCTGTTAATCCCAGGAGAACAAATTCGGTCACTAAGGTGGAATTTCCTCTGACCATTTTCTTAGCTGCCAGCATTGTTCACGTGgatgaattaaaataaagtaagaagtGAATGAGAAGTCCATcatatatttcttctctctctttctccccttctcctccgtCTCACACTCTCAATCACTCTCACGCAGGACTATGATGAGCATCTGAGATTGCAGGAACTGAGACTTTCAAGAAGGTGGTGGCCCCTAGAAGCTAGGTGTGTAATGTGCAGATGGTCCCCAAGAGAATGGCTCATGTGACACCAGCTTGCTTCAGAATGGGGGCCTTATGACCCAAAGTCTGCCTAAAAATGGACTGAACCACCAACAGTCGCTTACCGTTCTCTATAAAATCACAGGTTTCATCATGGAGCCTGGGAATGGTTCCAGATGCAATGGTGACATGTGTTTGGAAACACTTCTGCAAGTCAACAGTGCATGCATATGTAGAAGTTCAACTTCTGAGAATTACACTCCCTATGGGTTGTAGGTGAAAACCCCAAATTACAGTGATTTAAAGGAAAGGGATCCTGTTTCACTGTGATATCAATAAAGTACAGGAAATTATGGCATTCATATGTGAATAGACCAAAGATAATGACCCCAAATGTGAAAATAGCAAAGCCCTGCATCAATCACTAATGAAGGAACTTTCGTTCAGAAGCATTTGTATGACTAGAGAAAGGGAGACctaagttgggggaaaaaaagaagtggtcaAAGAAGTGGATTATGCTTGTGGATAAAATGATCAATTCAGATAATATCAAttataatgaaagaataaaatgagaaactgtTTTTCCAGGAGTCgggagaatatattttcatcatGGATTCTCAATGTTGTCGTGTTATTGTACATGATAGACTGAATAAGATAAGGGATCAGACTCAAATACCTCTCAGAGCCAGTTAGATAATAAGGATGAGTGAAGTGGGCTAGGTATAAGGATGAGCAGAAATGAAGTAGAGAGTGACTCCCAGGTTAAAAAGCCAGCAGCCACTCAGGCCAGTGGAATTTTTACTACACAATAATGGAAACCCTATGTTCCAAGATCTTAAGAGCTTCCAAATGTAAACAGGTATGAGGATTCATTATTTAATGTGAAACCTACCATACACAGTGTTGGcgaataatttcatttttaagcctGTCTTTAACCAGAGCATAGGAAAAGAAGTCTGTATGCCTAATTCACTGAAAAGGCAATGTCACCAGCTATATTTGCTGTACGTAAGCTGTTCCCAGGTATTGAACCAAGTACCCTCAAAAGTCAGCTACTTCGACTCAGTGATGTTTCCAGAATGTTGTATGATTTAGTCATTATAATAAGATAATCTTTGAGTACAAACCGCATTGGACACTGCATGTCTGTGAGTCACTTTCCTAGGGAAACAAAGGTGACTGGTAATAGTGCTTGTCTTGAGAGAGCTGGTTGGTATCTTCATAGTAAAAGGGACataggaagagaaaattaagattATATGTGATAAGTTCAATAATAAAGATTTGAACAAAGTTACTAATTAATTGTGTCCAGAAAGACGGGATAGCCTCAAAGAATGGCATCCTTTAACTGGGACTTACAGGATAACtaagaattttctagaaatatgAGGGTAGGGAGGACTTTCAGACAGTGTGAACAGTACGCACAGAGACAGGAGGCTTTCAAGAGAAATCAAAGATATTCCACGTAGACGCAGGGATAAATTTTCTACGGATTAATTCCACAACTTTGGTCTTTGAGAGCAAACTACAATAATTTGAGAATCAGGATAGGTGTAAATAGCAAAAGTGCTTTTTCCTCACTTGCCAGAAAGATGAGTCTATTTGGAGAATATTCACCTTAACGGTACATGTAAATCTCCCATTTCAATGGCATTAAGGCATTCATCTCATCTTTAGATTTGGACAGCTATGCCCTAAATACTAGCACCTGGTTGCTCATCATATTACATTCGACAattaataaaagcaataaaaatataaaagagaattaGGAATTTAATTTGCCTGTTTCCTACTATCTCCTTTAAATAGGTTCAGCAAGCATGCTCTAAGATTTAAGGAGAGACTACATTTTGATTATAGCTCTTCTTTCCATGCACGCAGCCACATCAGTTTTACAAAGCAATGAtgctgttctgttttattttacctcTAGAAGAACCTGCAACTAATACAGAGCGAGTACAATTAGGAAAGGGGGGGAATGGGGCACACAGAAACCTTCAACATGCTATCACCAGAGTTCTTAGATTAGTACTTTCAAAACTGTATGCACCAGATCAACGGGATATCAGGCAACAAAATAGGTCTATGGTAAAACTAAATTTGAAAACtgctgagttttttttaaatgtttatttatttttgagagagagagagagagagacagtacaagatggggaggagcagagagggagggagaaacagaatccgaagcaggctccaggctctgagctgtcagcagagagtctgatgcagggctcgaactcatgaaccgtgagatcataacttgagctaaagttggatgcttaaccgactgagccacccaggcaccccaaagaatgctgtgttttgaaaaagagaagggaaaatgggtttCTCTGTTGCAGGAAGTCTCAGAGCCTTCTAGATGCCCGCATGTATTGTGAAGCTATATAAGGTGGGCAAGAATATGCAGCTTTTCCTAAGCTCACTCGTTCAAAGAGCCTGAAGCATCTCCACTCTCGTTAGACTTAGAAACCCTAATTCCACACGAGCACCAGAGATTGCTAGAACCCTTGTATTTCAATAGCAAAACCAAACACAGGAACGTAAGATCTATCCTGCACTACTTGGAAAATCACCTTCTTTAAGTAGTGCCACTGGTAGTATACTAAAGCACTTTTGAATTTATCATTGATAcatgctctcaaaaaaaattgtttggggGAAATACAGAGCTTGGAAGAGGAACCCTGTGAATGGGAAGGAATGGAAGCAAGCAGAAAATAGCAAAGAACTCCTAGGGAAATGGAAAGCTATGATATGACATCAGAGCTCTGTTTACCAATCAGAGGTGGACACAAGTCTTTTCTGCTCCCAAGCACATGATCTGTACAGCTGGACCCTAAACACTAGCCCCTGTTTGCACATCATATCATATCAAGCAAATAATTATGGTTGCTTATTAAGTGTCTATTTGAGTTAAGGTATGTGCTAAATTACCATGTATGTGGATATAACATAGGTTCCACATATTGTAAATATTCTCatataatttccacatattttaacTTATCTGTGTTGAAattattacatattctttttaaaatcatgcttCCCTAGTTGCTTCTCCTCTGTCTTTTTACAGACCTATCTTGCAATCCACGACCCTGTTTCTAAAACCAATGTAAttgaggggcatgtgggtggctcagtcagttaagcatctgacttcggctcaggtcatgatctcactatttgtgagttcaagccctgtgtcagactctgtgctgacagctcagagcctgaagcctgcttcggattctttgtctccatctctctctgcccctcacctgcccacactctgtctctctttctctcaaggataagtaaacataaaaatgtttaaaaataaaataaaacaaaactgtctAATTTGAGTTTCTTGCCTGATTCAAATTTTAAAGGCCAAAAGTGTTTGGAAACATGATTCccaatatcttaaaaaaaaaaaaagatatttgagatCTGAAATGGGCATATGACAAATACTGTtggtaaatgttaaatatttttggtaGCTCTCTATGATAATTCCAAACCAAAGCTGCAGCGTTAGAAGTAAAGCCTTTTATTCCACTGAAAATAAGTAGCTGAATAATTTTGGAAtacttaatatattatttttatttctataagcaAAAGCTTGTAGAGTTTTCTTGTGCTTCTGGGCTCATGTTTAATGGCTGTGGGAACTGCTCTTGAAAGCTCCCTATTTAAATTACTGTACCCAGCACTCCTTGTAGTTGGAAAGATTGCTCacttatttgatatttatttaaggAATAGCAAAATTTATCCTCCGTTATTCTTATTTTCTAGCTTCTATATCAATATAGAATGCCAAGAAATTCATACTGAATTATTGGAGAGATTGCTGAACTAGTTTTATAATAGTCATGCACATTTTTGTCTCCATATGAGAAATGCCACACAGAAAGATAATTAAATTTCAGTGAGGTGGGGAACCAGATATCTTCCTAAAGATTTCCCTCTGGCTTTGGTGTCCAATTTGAAATTTCTGGGTAATAATAAGTCAGTGAAAGTAgcaatgagttttgttttttttttttatctatgtCCCTTATTtcaagaaacataagaaaaataaaattctcaacaTAAGGTTTCACTGGTTCAATAATGTCAAATTGCTTTTCTCCGGATTGGAATGATCATAGATAAACAAGATAACAGAGAGACTACATAGATTTTTCATGCAGATGAACTTGACTCACAAGGATAttgatatgcatatatatttgtttcctattgtGTAACAAAACATTACTTTGTAATTTAGTAGGGATTATTGAGCAAAAAATAGGTGTCACATATGGTAAACCAGTACACGTggtaaatatttggtgaaaatTTGGAGTTCCAAGATTTTACTTTCCCACTGAAAATCAGTCAATCAAAGTGTGTAGCTCACTTCCAAAAGTGTCATTGATATCTCACACCCTGGTGGATGAAATGTTCATTTGGGGAATGGTTTGCCCTCTTCAGGGTCCAGTTTAAAGGCACATGTTCTAGGAAACAGGATAA
Proteins encoded in this window:
- the LOC122482793 gene encoding olfactory receptor 1030 isoform X1: MLAAKKMVRGNSTLVTEFVLLGLTDRPELQPILFVLFLVIYLITVGGNLGMLVLIRIDSRLHTPMYFFLASLSGLDLCYSTNVTPKMLANFLSEKKTISYAACLTQCYFFIAMVITEYYMLAVMAYDRYVAICNPLLYSSKMSRGVCICLIAGPYVYGFLSGLMETMWTYRLTFCDSNIINHFYCADPPLIQLSCSDTFIKETSMFVVAGFNLSNSLLIIVISYIFILTAILRIHSAEGRHKAFSTCGSHLVAVTVFYGTLFCMYVRPPTDKSVEQSKIIAVFYTFVSPMLNPIIYSLRNKNVKQAFWKLMRRNVLLK
- the LOC122482793 gene encoding olfactory receptor 1030 isoform X2, with the protein product MVRGNSTLVTEFVLLGLTDRPELQPILFVLFLVIYLITVGGNLGMLVLIRIDSRLHTPMYFFLASLSGLDLCYSTNVTPKMLANFLSEKKTISYAACLTQCYFFIAMVITEYYMLAVMAYDRYVAICNPLLYSSKMSRGVCICLIAGPYVYGFLSGLMETMWTYRLTFCDSNIINHFYCADPPLIQLSCSDTFIKETSMFVVAGFNLSNSLLIIVISYIFILTAILRIHSAEGRHKAFSTCGSHLVAVTVFYGTLFCMYVRPPTDKSVEQSKIIAVFYTFVSPMLNPIIYSLRNKNVKQGFNSII